The following proteins come from a genomic window of Streptomyces sp. Sge12:
- a CDS encoding DUF4386 domain-containing protein, with translation MSSTRRTAVVAGVLFLVTEVAAIAGLALYRPVLHDAAYVVGPGADTRVFLGALCEFVLVLAVTGTGAVLYPVLRRRNEGAAVGYVCGRLLEAAVILVGIVGVLSVVTLRRQAEGAAGADGASLITAGRALVAVHDWTFLFGPNFVLGANTLVLAALMYTARLVPRPVAVLGLVGGAMICASATAVLFGIYEQVSVAGSLAALPVFAWEVTLAVRLLGKGFDEPADERVGEGDRVGVVGGGVE, from the coding sequence ATGAGCTCAACCAGGAGAACCGCGGTCGTCGCGGGTGTGCTGTTCCTCGTCACCGAAGTCGCCGCGATCGCCGGCCTCGCGCTCTACCGCCCCGTCCTGCACGACGCCGCGTACGTCGTCGGACCCGGCGCCGACACCCGGGTGTTCCTGGGGGCGTTGTGCGAGTTCGTCCTGGTCCTGGCGGTCACGGGCACCGGGGCCGTGTTGTACCCGGTCCTGCGCAGGCGGAACGAGGGGGCCGCCGTCGGCTACGTCTGCGGCCGCCTCCTGGAGGCCGCCGTGATCCTCGTCGGCATCGTCGGCGTGCTGTCGGTCGTGACCCTCAGGAGGCAGGCCGAGGGCGCGGCGGGCGCCGACGGGGCTTCCCTGATCACGGCCGGCAGGGCGCTGGTGGCCGTCCACGACTGGACGTTCCTGTTCGGGCCGAACTTCGTGCTGGGGGCCAACACCCTGGTGCTGGCTGCCCTGATGTACACCGCGCGGCTCGTGCCGCGGCCCGTCGCGGTCCTCGGCCTGGTCGGCGGGGCGATGATCTGCGCCTCGGCGACGGCCGTGCTGTTCGGCATCTACGAGCAGGTCTCGGTGGCCGGGTCGCTGGCCGCACTGCCCGTGTTCGCCTGGGAGGTGACGCTGGCCGTCCGGCTGCTCGGCAAGGGCTTCGACGAGCCCGCTGACGAACGCGTCGGCGAAGGCGATCGCGTCGGCGTCGTCGGCGGCGGCGTCGA
- a CDS encoding TetR/AcrR family transcriptional regulator C-terminal domain-containing protein, whose protein sequence is MPEQPQEARRTPLSRDRVLRAAVAFADGSGIEALSMRRLAQELGVVPMALYKHVANKEELLDGMVEAVVGEIGGQVPGSDWKSAVRGRILGARGALLAHTWAAQVIRSRTGPTPAVLAYLDSVIALFRAGGFSLDLTHHVMHALGSRVLGFTEELFDDPASTAPQDERARAAAYEEMARRYPHVTELARSVAHDRGSVIGPGCDDAFEFEFALDLLLDGFERLHEKGWKSAP, encoded by the coding sequence ATGCCCGAGCAACCGCAGGAAGCACGCCGGACACCCCTGAGCCGGGACCGGGTGCTGCGCGCCGCCGTCGCCTTCGCCGACGGCTCCGGCATCGAGGCGCTGAGCATGCGCCGGCTCGCCCAGGAGCTGGGTGTCGTGCCGATGGCCCTGTACAAGCACGTGGCCAACAAGGAAGAGCTGCTGGACGGCATGGTGGAGGCCGTCGTCGGCGAGATCGGGGGCCAAGTGCCCGGATCCGACTGGAAGAGCGCGGTCCGCGGGCGGATCCTCGGCGCGCGCGGCGCCCTCCTCGCGCACACCTGGGCCGCCCAGGTGATCCGTTCGCGGACCGGCCCCACCCCGGCCGTACTCGCGTACCTGGACTCCGTGATCGCGCTGTTCCGGGCCGGCGGCTTCTCGCTCGACCTCACCCATCACGTGATGCACGCCCTCGGCAGCCGCGTGCTGGGCTTCACCGAGGAGCTGTTCGACGACCCCGCGAGCACCGCACCGCAGGACGAACGGGCCCGGGCGGCCGCGTACGAGGAGATGGCCCGGCGCTACCCCCACGTCACCGAACTGGCCCGGTCGGTGGCCCACGACCGCGGGTCCGTCATCGGCCCGGGCTGCGACGACGCGTTCGAGTTCGAGTTCGCGCTGGACCTCCTGCTCGACGGATTCGAACGGCTCCACGAGAAGGGCTGGAAGTCCGCTCCCTAG
- a CDS encoding CHAT domain-containing protein, whose protein sequence is MTAVRRHLEVDLVTDLEAVDATDVRAVTRLYQMLDRRPVYSAGLDHVVQTVDQHYARASPKPLTRRLLASLLHETGGHFEELGRAQEAEQCRRIAAELAPGGPDRTILYLVSAISSQQQLYVLGSLTVDAVLRALLHEVGRSGRRIRRARILGVVAYAAHSTGNVERLRGAVEALSVAADTPGYRALVTYYRSRLLIAGSRIEEGLAAEREFTRAAAGIGPKDHAHQLVAHLLESTASRSGAMARASEAALRGDHVGASGWYGQSAEELPASPLRSAMRLFAEAARVNGGLLPSATALRESLARLCSDDLFAARTVTDVELLLTALLMRAVDLHEAGDEAEIVAEIADFLGEFRGGTAVGRPQDSGAYDTDARADMTLVDFLARTTAPVTPAEIVQGLPGRHLVWVNVTGAEVGEHYLTVVTLRPSHPVPLVRRTHVSAADGKALAQCVGEDSEDAPAEAVRRVSGLFFADVDPDATGARILVVPDSVTWAMPWNELAPPGAAELTISMSAGAALRTRPAPAVVVPRVIGIFDEVELEGSRLEARALEQLAAQGHIRFTRVHSLAELHGALEAAPYDILTVSVHGTQSDGFEYRMLLPDGPSSPAALLRLGLPRVVVLGCCWSAKSTERADTTAAALSCLVAGASQVVGGLWAIDDELAGRLLADTYDRHLRRGVPLPQALRQAHLALPPDLRPGAAGLAFIGRG, encoded by the coding sequence GTGACCGCGGTCCGACGCCACCTGGAAGTGGACCTGGTGACCGACCTGGAAGCCGTCGACGCGACCGATGTCCGCGCCGTCACCAGGCTCTACCAGATGCTGGACCGACGGCCGGTCTACTCGGCCGGACTCGACCACGTCGTGCAGACCGTCGACCAGCACTACGCCCGCGCCTCGCCCAAACCGCTGACCCGCCGCCTCCTCGCGTCGCTCCTGCACGAGACCGGTGGGCACTTCGAGGAGCTGGGTCGTGCGCAGGAGGCGGAGCAATGCCGCCGGATCGCCGCCGAGCTGGCGCCGGGAGGGCCGGACCGGACGATCCTGTACCTGGTGTCCGCGATCTCCAGCCAGCAGCAGCTGTACGTCCTCGGGTCCCTCACCGTGGACGCCGTGCTGCGCGCGCTGCTCCACGAGGTCGGCCGCAGCGGCCGGCGGATCCGCCGCGCGCGGATCCTGGGCGTCGTCGCCTACGCCGCGCACTCGACGGGCAACGTCGAACGCCTGCGGGGCGCGGTGGAGGCGCTGTCGGTGGCCGCCGACACACCAGGCTACCGGGCCCTCGTCACCTACTACCGGTCCCGCCTGCTGATCGCCGGGAGCCGCATCGAGGAGGGGCTGGCCGCGGAGCGGGAGTTCACGCGCGCGGCGGCCGGAATCGGCCCGAAGGACCACGCCCATCAGCTGGTGGCCCACCTCCTGGAGAGCACCGCGTCCCGGTCCGGTGCCATGGCGCGCGCGTCCGAGGCCGCCCTCCGGGGCGACCACGTGGGGGCGTCGGGATGGTACGGGCAGAGCGCCGAAGAGCTGCCCGCCAGCCCCCTGAGGTCGGCGATGCGGCTGTTCGCCGAAGCGGCACGGGTGAACGGCGGCCTGCTGCCCTCGGCGACCGCCCTGCGGGAGAGCCTGGCCCGGCTCTGCTCCGACGACCTCTTCGCCGCCCGCACCGTCACCGACGTCGAGCTGCTCCTCACGGCTCTGCTGATGAGGGCCGTCGACCTCCACGAGGCGGGCGACGAAGCGGAAATCGTCGCCGAAATCGCCGACTTCCTCGGCGAGTTCCGTGGCGGCACCGCCGTCGGCCGCCCCCAGGACAGCGGCGCCTACGACACCGACGCCCGCGCGGACATGACGCTCGTGGACTTCCTGGCGCGGACCACGGCGCCGGTGACCCCGGCCGAGATCGTGCAGGGCCTCCCGGGGCGCCACCTCGTCTGGGTGAACGTCACCGGGGCGGAGGTCGGCGAGCACTACCTCACCGTGGTGACGCTCCGCCCCTCGCACCCGGTGCCGCTCGTGCGGCGCACCCACGTCTCGGCGGCCGACGGCAAAGCCCTGGCCCAATGCGTGGGCGAGGACTCCGAGGACGCCCCCGCCGAGGCCGTCCGGAGGGTCTCCGGCCTGTTCTTCGCCGACGTGGATCCCGATGCCACGGGCGCACGCATCCTGGTGGTCCCCGACTCGGTCACCTGGGCGATGCCCTGGAACGAACTCGCGCCGCCGGGCGCCGCCGAACTGACGATCAGCATGTCCGCGGGCGCGGCGCTGCGGACCCGGCCCGCCCCGGCGGTCGTCGTGCCCCGGGTGATCGGGATCTTCGACGAGGTCGAGCTCGAAGGCTCCCGCCTCGAAGCACGGGCCCTGGAACAGCTCGCCGCCCAGGGGCACATCCGCTTCACCCGGGTGCACTCGCTGGCCGAGCTCCACGGCGCGCTGGAGGCGGCCCCGTACGACATCCTCACCGTCAGCGTGCACGGCACGCAGAGCGACGGCTTCGAGTACCGGATGCTGCTTCCCGACGGCCCCTCCTCGCCGGCCGCGCTGCTGCGGCTCGGGCTGCCCCGGGTGGTCGTCCTCGGCTGCTGCTGGTCGGCCAAGTCCACCGAGCGCGCCGACACCACGGCCGCCGCCCTGTCCTGCCTGGTGGCGGGAGCCTCGCAGGTCGTCGGCGGGCTCTGGGCCATCGACGACGAACTGGCCGGACGGCTGCTGGCCGACACCTACGACCGGCACCTGCGCCGGGGCGTGCCCCTGCCCCAGGCCCTGCGCCAGGCCCACCTGGCGCTCCCGCCGGACCTGCGCCCCGGGGCGGCCGGCCTCGCCTTCATCGGCCGGGGCTGA
- a CDS encoding TerD family protein has product MSLQKGANVPVPSDTVRVELGWRGGPGAPDVDVSALLLTAAGKVRSDDDFVFYNQPVHRSGAVRHEGRRQDGAGAVETIGVVLTAVEQEIGTVVLAASTDGTFARVSGLFVRVLDAQSGAETARFDATGATTETALVLGELYRRGGAWKFRAVGQGYASGLAGLATDFGITVDDPAPPAPVVAAPAPVVTPPAPAPVVAAPAPVVPAPSRPVQLSKITLTKAAPAVSLTKQGATTGRMRVNLTWSAAQPPRGWMRKGRDAVRLEDVDLDLSCLWELQDGTKGIVHPINNQFGSFDRPPYVQLDHDDRTGASEAGENLMINLDHAARIKRLLVFVVIYSGATSFAGLRGVATLYPPVGPPIEVLLDECTVPSPVAAIALIENVRGELIVRREAKYLLLAPGVLKQQAADLEYGWGMGWQPASKD; this is encoded by the coding sequence ATGTCCTTGCAGAAGGGCGCCAACGTACCGGTGCCGAGTGACACGGTCCGGGTGGAACTGGGGTGGCGGGGCGGTCCCGGGGCGCCCGATGTGGACGTGTCGGCGCTGCTGCTGACGGCGGCCGGCAAGGTGCGGTCGGACGACGACTTCGTGTTCTACAACCAGCCCGTTCACCGCAGTGGCGCCGTGCGCCACGAGGGGAGGCGCCAGGACGGCGCCGGAGCGGTCGAGACGATCGGGGTGGTGCTGACCGCGGTGGAGCAGGAGATCGGGACCGTGGTGCTCGCGGCTTCCACCGACGGCACGTTCGCCCGGGTGTCCGGCCTCTTCGTACGCGTGCTGGACGCGCAGAGCGGCGCCGAGACGGCGCGGTTCGACGCAACGGGTGCCACCACGGAGACCGCGCTGGTGCTCGGGGAGCTGTACCGGCGGGGCGGCGCGTGGAAGTTCCGGGCGGTGGGTCAGGGATACGCCTCCGGCCTTGCGGGGCTCGCCACCGATTTCGGGATCACGGTCGACGACCCCGCCCCGCCCGCACCCGTGGTGGCCGCACCCGCACCCGTGGTGACCCCACCCGCGCCCGCACCCGTGGTGGCCGCACCCGCGCCCGTGGTGCCCGCCCCGTCCCGGCCCGTGCAGCTCTCGAAGATCACTTTGACGAAGGCGGCGCCCGCGGTCTCGCTGACCAAACAGGGGGCCACCACCGGGCGGATGCGGGTCAACCTCACGTGGAGCGCCGCCCAGCCGCCGCGCGGCTGGATGAGGAAGGGACGGGACGCCGTCCGGCTGGAGGACGTCGACCTCGACCTCTCCTGCCTCTGGGAGCTCCAGGACGGGACGAAGGGGATCGTCCACCCCATCAACAACCAGTTCGGCTCGTTCGACCGGCCGCCGTACGTCCAGCTGGACCACGACGACCGGACCGGCGCGAGCGAGGCCGGCGAGAACCTCATGATCAACCTCGACCACGCGGCGAGGATCAAGCGGCTCCTGGTGTTCGTGGTCATCTACTCCGGGGCCACCAGCTTCGCGGGCCTGCGCGGCGTCGCCACCCTGTACCCGCCCGTCGGCCCGCCGATCGAGGTGCTCCTCGACGAGTGCACCGTTCCCTCGCCGGTGGCCGCGATCGCCCTGATCGAGAACGTGCGCGGGGAGCTGATCGTCCGGCGCGAGGCCAAGTACCTCCTGCTGGCGCCCGGCGTCCTCAAGCAGCAGGCCGCCGACCTCGAGTACGGCTGGGGAATGGGCTGGCAGCCGGCGAGCAAGGACTGA